A single Brassica rapa cultivar Chiifu-401-42 chromosome A04, CAAS_Brap_v3.01, whole genome shotgun sequence DNA region contains:
- the LOC103864980 gene encoding josephin-like protein, with protein MSATETKRCNANTRPVTCGKQSSFNGSYGKSPGCTTSCGLRLPKKTEATAARLVKLLSCKLVKGLRLVVMRRKKKKRSPPLKASSTGRSQPSVISVPNDTCRSEAIEDCIQFINSSTSFIRSSSVSNRTS; from the coding sequence CAGACCAGTAACTTGTGGTAAGCAATCCTCATTCAACGGGTCCTATGGTAAGAGTCCGGGATGCACAACAAGCTGTGGCTTGAGGCTACCGAAGAAAACAGAAGCCACAGCAGCAAGACTAGTCAAGCTTCTCAGCTGTAAACTCGTTAAAGGGTTACGTCTAGTGGtgatgaggaggaagaagaagaagagatcgcCACCATTGAAGGCTTCTTCCACAGGTAGATCTCAGCCTTCGGTCATCTCTGTCCCTAATGATACCTGTAGATCAGAGGCTATAGAAGACTGCATACAGTTCATAAACTCCTCGACCTCCTTCATAAGATCAAGTTCTGTCAGTAACCGTACATCTTAA
- the LOC103864981 gene encoding serine/threonine-protein phosphatase 2A 65 kDa regulatory subunit A alpha isoform: protein MQWLQNKVYSIREAAANNLKRFAEEFVPEWAMQHLVPQVLDMVTNPHYLHRMMVLRAISLMAPVMGSEITCSKFLPVVAEASKDRVPNVKFNVAKLLQSLIPIVDQSVVEKAILSVWWT from the exons ATGCAATGGCTGCAAAACAAG GTCTACTCTATCCGTGAAGCTGCAGCAAACAACCTAAAGCGCTTTGCAGAAGAGTTTGTTCCTGAGTGGGCAATGCAACACTTGGTTCCACAG GTATTGGACATGGTCACAAATCCGCACTATCTACATAGGATGATGGTTCTACGAGCAATATCTCTCATGGCTCCTGTGATGGGATCTGAAATTACATGCTCTAAGTTTCTTCCTGTGGTGGCTGAGGCATCAAAAGACAG AGTTCCAAACGTCAAGTTCAATGTTGCAAAACTTCTGCAATCTCTCATCCCCATAGTCGACCAATCA GTGGTGGAGAAAGCAATACTCAGTGTTTGGTGGACCTGA